One genomic window of Cannabis sativa cultivar Pink pepper isolate KNU-18-1 chromosome 2, ASM2916894v1, whole genome shotgun sequence includes the following:
- the LOC133033999 gene encoding uncharacterized protein LOC133033999 gives MEENGSFGGVEPYWKNKRPLELELEGNQKNDDDELSNTLIMNEGIISSLPLWKKAHLMDYFSGGSSSNGAPSKAFNTTTTINNSSTNTLFSALINENQGPRADEFPSFCNTKESLDNRANDHIQFRYGHNIDPNMDPRKIKRIISNRASAQRSRWKKIQYISDMENTVRALKSQISSLSPRVALYTKEHQLLQLEHTKLTHQISVYTNQELLGQVEFEKNKAEVNRLRVLYFKQQQQQLHIQQQYHHYFQAPSLPHHEEYLSMNQIMPNYFNNQPTQIFPHYPDLDVEFGCNNINGATGNYNLIQDQSTRSQMVSNTTLQYDVDDSDHVQDQTGQSWTTTTTNFIEEPKQHDHDIETDIQFYNNHFGSIPEYA, from the exons ATGGAAGAAAATGGGTCCTTTGGAGGTGTAGAGCcatattggaaaaataaaagacCATTGGAACTCGAACTCGAAGGTAATcaaaaaaatgatgatgatgagctaAGCAACACTTTGATAATGAATGAGGGTATTATTAGTTCATTACCATTGTGGAAAAAAGCACACTTGATGGACTACTTTAGTGGTGGTAGTAGTAGCAATGGAGCCCCCAGCAAGGCTTTTAATACTACTACCACTATTAATAATAGTAGTACTAATACCCTTTTCTCAGCCCTAATTAATGAAAATCAAGGGCCAAGAGCTGATGAGTTTCCAAGCTTTTGTAATACTAAGGAAAGTTTGGACAATAGGGCTAATGATCATATCCAGTTCAGATATGGTCATAACATAGACCCTAACATGGACCCAAGGAAAATCAAACG gatAATTTCCAATCGAGCTTCTGCACAAAGATCTAGATGGAAGAAGATTCAATATATCTCAGACATGGAAAACACAGTGAGGGCTTTGAAG AGCCAAATATCATCGCTATCTCCTCGAGTTGCATTGTACACAAAAGAGCATCAACTTTTACAATTGGAGCATACTAAGTTGACTCATCAGATATCTGTATATACGAATCAAGAATTACTTGGACaag TGGAATTTGAGAAGAATAAAGCAGAAGTGAACAGGCTGAGGGTACTCTATTTtaagcagcaacaacaacaactacatATACAACAACAGTACCACCACTATTTTCAAGCACCATCATTGCCTCATCATGAAGAGTATTTATCAATGAACCAAATAATGCCTAATTATTTCAATAATCAACCTACCCAGATCTTTCCACACTACCCAGACTTag ATGTTGAATTCGGATGCAATAATATTAATGGTGCTACTGGGAATTATAATCTAATTCAAGATCAAAGTACAAGATCACAGATGGTGAGTAATACAACACTGCAATATGATGTAGATGATAGTGATCATGTTCAAGATCAAACAGGACAATCATGGACGACAACAACAACCAATTTTATCGAAGAACCAAAACAACATGATCATGACATTGAAACCGATATTCAATTCTATAACAACCATTTTGGATCTATACCAGAATATGCATGA